The proteins below are encoded in one region of Marinihelvus fidelis:
- a CDS encoding S9 family peptidase, whose product MKRIKLAVLLAGLATLAGCSNDTNVPAETTNRATPAVETPSGIPEPMAEKRPQELTIHGDTRVDDFYWLRDDDRADPEMLAYLEKENAWFEQEMAHTKPLQEALYEEMTGRLDPDESSVPYLDGGYWYYERYVPGHDYAVFARREGTMQAPEEVLVDGNARAEGHGFYDLSNAEVSDDHRYVAIAEDTMGRRINEVRILDTQAGEYLPEVIENASSSLAWSADGRFLFYLDKHPETLLAYRVMRHELGTSPDDDELVYEETDNTFYNALYRSRSGDWIVLVHSATDTTEYQLLDAREPGGRFQVFLPREKGHEYGIDHAGEHFWVKSNHGATNFAVFRTTLENSINPDAWEAVIPGRDDALVESIQAFDDWLVVGERMDGLRQVRVLSHDGTVDRYLSAEEDNYVMWPGYNVSTHTRVLRYGYSSLVTPDQTWEVDLASGETTLLKAQRVPGYDSSQYRTGRRFITARDGTRVPVSLAWHRDTPLDGSAPALVYGYGSYGASMDPWFRNAVVSLLDRGFVYAIAHIRGGQEMGRSWYEQGKLMNKRNTFNDFIDVTRGLQAGDVIDPERTYAMGGSAGGLLMGAVINQAPSLYHGVVAAVPFVDVVTTMLDDSIPLTTGEYDEWGNPNEPEAYEYMLTYSPYDNVGEQDYPNLMVVTGLHDSQVQYFEPAKWVARLRDRRTDDNRLLFRTNMEAGHGGSSGRYRRYEEIAEEYAFIIDLAQPGR is encoded by the coding sequence ATGAAACGCATCAAACTGGCCGTCCTGCTGGCCGGCCTGGCCACGCTGGCCGGTTGCAGTAACGACACGAACGTACCGGCAGAAACGACCAATCGCGCTACGCCTGCCGTCGAGACACCATCTGGAATACCCGAGCCCATGGCTGAGAAACGACCCCAGGAACTGACCATTCACGGCGATACCCGCGTCGATGATTTTTACTGGCTGCGCGACGACGATCGCGCCGACCCCGAAATGCTCGCCTACCTGGAAAAGGAGAACGCCTGGTTCGAGCAGGAAATGGCGCACACGAAGCCGCTGCAGGAGGCCCTGTACGAGGAAATGACCGGGCGGCTGGATCCGGACGAGTCCAGCGTGCCTTACCTGGACGGCGGCTACTGGTACTACGAGCGTTATGTCCCGGGCCATGACTACGCCGTTTTCGCGCGCCGCGAGGGCACCATGCAGGCGCCGGAAGAGGTGCTGGTCGACGGCAACGCCCGTGCCGAGGGCCATGGCTTCTACGACCTGTCCAATGCCGAGGTCAGCGATGACCACCGCTACGTGGCCATTGCCGAGGACACCATGGGCCGGCGCATCAACGAGGTCCGTATTCTCGATACCCAGGCCGGCGAGTACCTGCCCGAGGTCATCGAAAACGCCTCGTCGTCGCTGGCCTGGTCCGCGGACGGGCGCTTCCTGTTCTACCTCGACAAGCACCCGGAGACGCTGCTCGCCTACCGCGTCATGCGGCACGAGCTGGGTACCTCCCCGGACGATGACGAGCTGGTCTACGAGGAAACCGACAACACGTTCTACAACGCGCTGTACCGGAGCCGTTCGGGCGACTGGATCGTGCTGGTCCATTCGGCGACCGATACCACCGAGTACCAGCTACTCGACGCGCGTGAGCCCGGCGGACGCTTCCAGGTGTTCCTGCCACGGGAGAAGGGCCACGAGTACGGCATTGACCACGCCGGCGAGCATTTCTGGGTCAAGAGCAACCATGGCGCCACCAACTTCGCCGTGTTCCGGACCACGCTGGAGAACTCGATCAACCCCGATGCCTGGGAGGCGGTCATTCCCGGTCGCGACGACGCCCTGGTGGAGAGCATCCAGGCTTTCGATGATTGGCTGGTCGTCGGTGAGCGCATGGATGGGCTGCGCCAGGTGCGCGTGCTGTCCCATGACGGCACGGTTGACCGCTACCTTTCCGCCGAAGAAGACAATTACGTGATGTGGCCGGGCTACAACGTGTCCACGCATACGCGGGTGCTGCGCTATGGCTATTCCAGCCTGGTCACCCCGGACCAGACCTGGGAAGTAGACCTGGCCAGCGGCGAAACCACGCTGCTCAAGGCCCAGCGCGTGCCTGGCTACGACAGCAGCCAGTACCGCACGGGGCGGCGGTTCATCACCGCCAGGGATGGCACCCGTGTGCCAGTGTCGCTGGCCTGGCACCGCGATACCCCGCTGGACGGCAGCGCGCCGGCCCTGGTCTACGGTTACGGTTCCTACGGGGCGTCCATGGACCCGTGGTTCCGCAACGCCGTGGTCAGCCTGCTCGATCGTGGTTTTGTCTACGCCATCGCCCATATCCGCGGCGGCCAGGAGATGGGCCGCAGCTGGTACGAGCAGGGCAAGCTGATGAACAAGCGCAACACCTTCAACGACTTCATCGATGTCACCCGTGGCCTGCAGGCCGGCGACGTGATCGACCCGGAGCGCACCTACGCCATGGGTGGAAGCGCGGGTGGGTTGCTGATGGGTGCGGTGATCAACCAGGCGCCTTCGCTCTATCACGGCGTGGTGGCCGCGGTACCGTTTGTTGATGTCGTCACGACCATGCTTGACGACAGCATCCCGCTGACCACGGGCGAGTACGACGAGTGGGGCAACCCCAACGAGCCGGAGGCCTACGAGTACATGTTGACGTATTCGCCGTACGACAACGTCGGCGAGCAGGACTATCCCAACCTGATGGTGGTCACCGGGCTGCATGACTCGCAAGTGCAGTACTTCGAGCCGGCCAAGTGGGTGGCGCGACTGCGCGACCGTCGCACCGACGACAACCGCCTGCTGTTCCGAACCAACATGGAGGCCGGTCATGGTGGCTCCTCTGGGCGCTATCGGCGCTACGAGGAAATCGCCGAGGAGTACGCCTTCATCATCGACCTCGCCCAGCCGGGCCGGTAG
- a CDS encoding lipid A deacylase LpxR family protein, protein MLSTHPLNRWRRVRRLVALLALVPLLAFAQDDPVADDQADAGLDEFGGGGYLTFYLDNDLFAGEDKDYTNGARLSWISDDKPLFGVLPGREGLEKLAGALPSKDWMARLSGFDPENIENGDIAVNYGFSVTQLMFTPDDPDSPTQPPGQRRYAGWLGVGFSVHAKDESALNSVELIFGTTGPRSLAEKTQDFIHDIRDIPEFQGWDDQIPNEFTFDLAYSQKRRVPLMEPGRKGFSVDGFGEWVARLGTFQTLAGAGGFFRAGFNLPADFSDPRLSATAYSNQYFGSGKPSGSNWSAYAIFGAYAGGVFFDATLDGPLFSDFETGNTRETWIADSFLGFGVRWRMLEFSYAQTWRTKTYEEQVGNPSFGSLALRLRIDT, encoded by the coding sequence ATGCTTTCAACACACCCATTGAACCGCTGGCGCAGGGTTCGCCGCCTGGTCGCACTATTGGCGCTGGTACCGTTACTGGCCTTCGCGCAGGACGATCCCGTGGCAGACGATCAGGCCGATGCCGGCCTCGACGAATTCGGCGGTGGCGGCTACCTGACCTTCTACCTGGACAACGACCTGTTCGCCGGTGAGGACAAGGACTACACCAACGGCGCGCGCCTGTCGTGGATCAGCGATGACAAGCCGCTGTTCGGCGTGTTGCCCGGGCGCGAGGGGCTGGAGAAGCTGGCGGGCGCCTTGCCGTCGAAGGACTGGATGGCCCGGCTCTCCGGCTTCGACCCGGAGAATATCGAGAACGGTGATATCGCCGTCAACTACGGCTTCTCGGTGACCCAGCTGATGTTCACGCCGGACGACCCGGACTCGCCCACCCAGCCGCCCGGCCAGCGGCGTTACGCCGGTTGGCTGGGCGTGGGGTTTTCTGTCCACGCCAAGGACGAAAGCGCGCTGAACTCGGTCGAGCTGATCTTCGGCACCACCGGGCCGCGCTCGCTGGCGGAGAAGACCCAGGACTTTATCCACGATATCCGAGATATTCCGGAGTTCCAGGGCTGGGATGACCAGATTCCGAACGAGTTCACTTTCGACCTGGCGTACTCCCAGAAGCGCCGTGTACCGCTGATGGAGCCCGGCCGCAAGGGCTTCAGCGTCGACGGGTTTGGTGAATGGGTGGCCCGGCTGGGCACGTTCCAGACCCTGGCCGGAGCGGGTGGGTTTTTCCGCGCGGGCTTCAACCTGCCGGCAGATTTTTCCGACCCGCGTCTGTCGGCCACCGCCTATTCCAACCAGTACTTCGGCTCCGGCAAGCCCAGCGGCTCAAACTGGTCGGCCTATGCCATTTTCGGCGCTTACGCGGGCGGCGTGTTCTTTGACGCCACGCTGGACGGCCCGCTGTTCAGTGACTTCGAGACCGGCAACACCCGGGAAACCTGGATCGCCGACTCGTTCCTGGGGTTCGGCGTGCGCTGGCGCATGCTGGAGTTCAGCTACGCCCAGACCTGGCGCACCAAGACTTATGAAGAGCAGGTGGGTAACCCCAGCTTCGGCTCGCTGGCGCTGCGGCTGCGAATCGACACCTGA
- a CDS encoding arginine deiminase, translating to MNEFYVGSEVGRLRKVLVHRPGLELKRLTPDNHASLLYDDIIWVKRAQQEHDAFVDVLRGEGVEVFYLVDLLREALEASPEACNRAIDSVVDEMTVGQGLVNDLRALCAEAMPSQLALILTGGLTREELDGLGMGRRSLAHRMLAPMDFVIPPLPNSLFTRDASCWLYGGVTLNPMYYHARRRETLNMELIYRFHPMFADAGFQFWYPQDEVKRLDEDFGRASIEGGDAMPIGNGTVLIGVSERTTAPMAEQVARALFDAGSAERVIACQMTRDRAHMHLDTVFTLLDRDAVTVYPGVVDAIRAFSLRPGDAPGTIDIHKEPSFLDAVADALDVSKLRVVPTGGDHFQSVREQWDDGNNVVAIEPGKVVAYAKNEFTNARIRDAGIEVLEIDGSELGRGRGGGHCMTCPLLRDG from the coding sequence ATGAATGAATTCTACGTCGGTTCCGAGGTCGGCCGCCTGCGCAAGGTGCTGGTGCACCGCCCCGGCCTGGAGCTCAAGCGACTGACACCGGACAACCACGCCAGCCTGCTCTACGACGACATCATCTGGGTCAAGCGCGCGCAGCAGGAGCACGACGCTTTCGTCGACGTGCTGCGCGGCGAGGGCGTGGAGGTGTTCTACCTGGTCGACCTGCTGCGCGAAGCGCTGGAGGCATCACCGGAAGCCTGCAACCGCGCCATCGACAGCGTCGTCGACGAAATGACCGTCGGCCAGGGCCTTGTCAACGACCTGCGCGCGCTGTGCGCGGAGGCCATGCCCTCGCAACTCGCCCTGATCCTGACTGGTGGCCTGACCCGCGAGGAACTCGACGGCCTGGGCATGGGGCGGCGCTCACTGGCGCACCGCATGCTCGCGCCGATGGACTTCGTCATTCCACCGCTGCCCAATTCGCTGTTCACCCGCGATGCGTCATGCTGGCTCTATGGCGGCGTCACCCTGAACCCGATGTACTACCACGCGCGCCGCCGCGAAACCCTGAACATGGAGCTGATCTACCGCTTCCACCCGATGTTCGCCGACGCCGGATTCCAGTTCTGGTACCCCCAGGACGAGGTCAAGCGGCTGGACGAGGACTTCGGCCGCGCCTCGATTGAGGGCGGCGACGCGATGCCCATTGGCAACGGCACCGTGCTGATCGGCGTCAGCGAACGGACCACGGCGCCGATGGCCGAGCAGGTGGCAAGGGCCCTGTTCGACGCCGGCAGCGCCGAGCGCGTGATCGCCTGCCAGATGACCCGCGACCGCGCCCACATGCACCTGGACACCGTCTTCACGCTACTGGACCGCGACGCGGTCACGGTCTACCCGGGCGTGGTCGACGCCATCCGCGCCTTCAGCCTGCGACCCGGGGACGCGCCGGGCACCATCGACATCCACAAGGAACCCTCCTTCCTGGATGCGGTGGCCGATGCACTGGACGTCAGCAAGCTGCGCGTGGTGCCCACCGGTGGCGACCACTTCCAGTCCGTGCGCGAGCAATGGGACGACGGCAACAACGTAGTGGCCATCGAACCGGGCAAGGTCGTGGCCTACGCCAAGAACGAATTCACCAACGCCCGCATCCGCGACGCCGGCATCGAGGTGCTCGAGATTGACGGCTCTGAACTGGGCCGCGGGCGTGGCGGCGGGCACTGCATGACCTGCCCGTTGCTGCGTGACGGGTGA
- a CDS encoding uroporphyrinogen-III synthase — MTPSLAGRVIAVPESRELDVLENLFLRRGANVHRCPLVSIVDAPDPAPVIEWLRAFIAEPPDWFILLTGEGLRRLLDAVDRHGLDRDAFVLALSNTKVVSRGPKPARVLRTLGLVPEHFATQPTTGGVIETLESLDLDGVRVAVQLYGDDPNPPLSQYLDQRGARVSYVAPYRYAGQASEDGIRELVNEMAAGSLDAIVFTSQAQVDRLFDVAEKLAITDTLRRGLERVCVASIGPVVRATLARHGCRTDIEPEDRFFMKPLVVALGNQLGPK, encoded by the coding sequence GTGACCCCATCACTGGCCGGTCGCGTCATCGCCGTGCCGGAGTCACGCGAACTCGACGTTCTGGAAAATCTTTTCCTGCGTCGCGGCGCCAATGTTCACCGTTGTCCACTGGTCAGCATCGTCGATGCACCGGATCCGGCGCCGGTGATTGAGTGGTTGCGGGCATTCATCGCCGAGCCGCCGGACTGGTTCATCCTGCTGACGGGCGAAGGCCTGCGCCGTTTGCTCGATGCCGTAGACCGGCATGGTCTCGACCGGGATGCGTTTGTCCTGGCGCTGTCGAATACAAAGGTGGTTTCGCGGGGCCCCAAGCCGGCCAGGGTGCTGAGAACGCTGGGCCTGGTGCCAGAGCACTTCGCCACCCAGCCGACCACCGGCGGGGTGATCGAAACACTGGAATCACTGGACCTGGATGGCGTGCGTGTCGCGGTCCAGCTATACGGCGATGACCCGAACCCGCCGCTGTCGCAATACCTGGACCAGCGGGGCGCGCGGGTGAGCTACGTGGCGCCCTACCGCTATGCCGGGCAGGCCTCGGAAGACGGTATCCGTGAGTTGGTCAACGAGATGGCGGCCGGCAGCCTGGACGCCATCGTCTTCACCAGCCAGGCCCAGGTCGACCGCCTGTTCGACGTTGCCGAAAAGCTCGCCATCACGGACACCCTGCGCCGCGGCCTGGAACGCGTCTGCGTGGCGTCAATCGGCCCCGTGGTCCGCGCCACGCTGGCCCGCCACGGCTGCCGCACCGACATCGAGCCGGAAGACCGTTTTTTCATGAAGCCCCTGGTCGTCGCCCTGGGCAACCAACTCGGTCCAAAGTAG
- the cysG gene encoding siroheme synthase CysG, which translates to MEYLPIFMKLDGRQALVVGGGVIATRKAELVAKSGARIVMVAPEFCDAAKTAAAAGGWSLHERAFVENDLDGCELAIAATANAAVNREVYRAARARHLPVNVADQPALCSFILPAIVDRSPAVVAISTGGRSPVLARYVKGLVEKALPARLGRIADTLGQMRADIHSRLPDTRSRRRFWERLLSGPAPDAAAAGHTRAVRAEAERLLADEQAGDAAKTKARGRAWLVGAGPGDPELLTLKAQRLLQQADVVLFDRLVPLGVLDMCRREAEMVYVGKRSGDHVMPQEHISQMLVRYVAAGQRVVRLKGGDPFVFGRGGEELEALVEAGLDFEVVPGVSAANGCAAYAGIPLTHRDHAQGVSFWTGHARDGELDLDWAAMRNPRQTQVFYMGAGNAALIREKLLAHGVAPTLPVALVQAGTTDAQRVLRTSVHGMAEAAATVDRSLPTLIIIGSVVNLRRDLGWFEGDSHADPAVFPPHLSRPAATVGDIA; encoded by the coding sequence ATGGAATACCTGCCGATTTTCATGAAACTGGATGGGCGCCAGGCGCTGGTCGTGGGTGGCGGCGTGATCGCCACGCGCAAGGCGGAGCTGGTGGCGAAGTCAGGCGCCCGGATCGTCATGGTGGCGCCCGAATTCTGTGATGCCGCGAAGACTGCTGCTGCGGCGGGCGGGTGGTCGCTGCATGAGCGCGCCTTCGTTGAGAACGACCTGGATGGCTGTGAACTGGCCATCGCCGCCACGGCCAATGCCGCCGTCAACCGCGAGGTCTACCGGGCCGCGCGGGCTCGGCACCTGCCAGTCAATGTCGCCGACCAGCCGGCGCTGTGCAGCTTTATCCTGCCCGCGATCGTCGATCGTTCGCCCGCCGTCGTCGCGATTTCCACCGGTGGCCGTTCACCGGTACTGGCGCGCTACGTCAAGGGCCTGGTCGAAAAAGCGTTGCCCGCGCGGCTGGGTCGCATTGCCGACACGCTGGGGCAGATGCGCGCCGACATTCACAGCCGCCTGCCTGACACGCGCAGCCGGCGCCGGTTCTGGGAGCGTTTGCTCAGCGGCCCCGCGCCGGATGCCGCCGCGGCGGGTCACACGCGAGCCGTGCGCGCCGAGGCGGAGCGACTGCTGGCTGACGAACAGGCGGGAGACGCAGCAAAAACCAAGGCGCGCGGGCGAGCCTGGCTGGTCGGTGCCGGCCCCGGCGACCCGGAGCTGCTCACCCTGAAAGCGCAACGATTGTTGCAGCAGGCCGATGTCGTGCTGTTCGACAGGCTGGTGCCCCTGGGCGTGCTGGACATGTGTCGGCGCGAGGCCGAGATGGTCTATGTCGGCAAGCGTTCCGGCGACCACGTGATGCCGCAGGAACACATCAGCCAGATGCTCGTCCGCTACGTGGCCGCGGGCCAGCGCGTTGTGCGCCTGAAGGGCGGTGACCCGTTCGTGTTCGGGCGCGGTGGCGAAGAACTGGAGGCCCTGGTCGAGGCGGGTCTCGATTTCGAGGTCGTCCCGGGCGTCTCTGCCGCCAACGGCTGTGCGGCCTACGCCGGCATTCCGCTCACCCATCGCGATCACGCGCAAGGCGTGAGCTTCTGGACCGGGCACGCGCGTGATGGCGAGCTCGACCTGGACTGGGCGGCGATGCGCAATCCGCGCCAGACCCAGGTGTTCTACATGGGTGCCGGCAACGCGGCATTGATCCGCGAGAAGCTGCTGGCGCACGGTGTCGCGCCCACCCTGCCGGTGGCCCTGGTTCAGGCCGGCACCACGGACGCGCAGCGCGTGCTGCGGACGTCGGTCCACGGCATGGCGGAGGCCGCGGCGACGGTGGACCGCTCTTTGCCCACGTTGATCATCATTGGCAGCGTCGTCAACCTGCGTCGCGACCTGGGCTGGTTCGAGGGCGATAGTCATGCCGATCCCGCGGTGTTTCCGCCGCACCTGTCCCGGCCGGCCGCCACCGTGGGCGATATCGCGTGA
- a CDS encoding nitrate reductase: MTAGNTETATTCPYCGVGCGLRVSRFGDAVQVTGDPAHPANGGRLCAKGSQLGATVALDNRLLAPVVDGVESDWGTALDRVAERFAAVRAEHGPGSVAMYVSGQLLTEDYYAANKFMKGALASANIDTNSRLCMASAVAGHKRAFGEDTVPCGYDDVEAADLVVLVGSNLAWCHPVLYQRLQASREDGAGPMLVVLDPRRTATAAEADLHLAVSPGSDTTVFNGLLAWLAEHDSIDQPYVDAHTEGLDDALAAAGPLDLAERAGRCGVSAADLASFYRLFADSDRVVTVFSQGVNQSSVGTDKVNAIINVHLASGRIGRKGCGPFSITGQPNAMGGREVGGLANQLAAHMDFEADNVDRVRRFWGFGAVAGAPGLKAVDLFEAVGRGEIKALWVMGTNPAVSLPRSQRVREALAQCEFLVVSEVVPDTDTAAFADVLLPALAWGEKDGTVTNSERRISRQRAFLPAPGQARPDWQAIAGVARRMGFGPSFDWAGSAAIFREHAALSAFENNGARDFDIGALAALGDDGYDALEPVCWPFPEGGPPAARPVDIFADGQFRRPGGRARLVAVNSAGTRAATDTTRPLMLNSGRLRDQWHTMTRTARAPRLNRHAPEPCLYLHRADARRLRLVADSLVRVRSCEGQADLRLKLSSSVGQGQAFMPMHWSGPYASSALAGSLFAGALDPHSGQPELKAQAVSVEPLAVARHGLELLAHDRADTAPPHGADYWAHARLDHCEARFLGFSDERDDWVEWARSRLVGCDSVLSFGGDESLVLAGLVDERLAGLVLLGRQPRVRDVHWLAGLFAEAPLGAASRRAILAGMPPALDAPTGEGDAICACFGAGSGDIDRALEAGAASTAAIGAMVRAGSNCGACLPELRQVLDEDDELPLKMAAGE, from the coding sequence ATGACCGCGGGCAACACCGAAACCGCCACCACCTGCCCCTATTGCGGGGTGGGCTGTGGCCTGCGCGTATCGCGCTTCGGCGACGCGGTCCAGGTCACGGGCGACCCGGCGCACCCCGCCAACGGCGGCCGCCTGTGCGCCAAGGGCAGCCAGCTGGGCGCGACCGTGGCGCTGGACAACCGCCTGCTGGCCCCGGTGGTCGACGGCGTGGAGAGCGACTGGGGCACCGCGCTTGACCGCGTGGCGGAACGGTTTGCGGCTGTCCGTGCCGAGCATGGCCCGGGCAGCGTCGCCATGTACGTGTCCGGCCAGTTGCTGACCGAGGATTACTACGCCGCCAACAAGTTCATGAAGGGCGCGTTGGCCAGCGCCAACATCGATACCAACTCCCGCCTGTGCATGGCGTCCGCGGTGGCCGGCCACAAGCGCGCTTTCGGCGAGGACACCGTGCCCTGCGGCTACGACGACGTCGAGGCCGCCGACCTGGTGGTGTTGGTGGGCTCAAACCTGGCCTGGTGTCACCCGGTGCTGTACCAGCGGTTGCAGGCGTCGCGTGAAGACGGCGCCGGCCCCATGCTGGTGGTGCTGGACCCGCGCCGCACGGCCACCGCGGCCGAGGCTGACCTGCACCTGGCGGTGAGCCCCGGCAGCGATACCACCGTGTTCAATGGATTGCTGGCCTGGCTGGCCGAGCACGATAGCATCGACCAGCCTTATGTCGACGCCCACACCGAAGGGCTGGACGACGCGCTGGCGGCCGCGGGCCCGCTCGACCTGGCTGAGCGCGCGGGCCGTTGCGGCGTATCGGCGGCGGACCTGGCGTCGTTCTACCGGTTGTTCGCGGACAGCGATCGCGTGGTGACCGTGTTCTCCCAGGGCGTGAACCAGTCCAGCGTGGGCACGGACAAGGTCAACGCCATCATCAACGTGCACCTGGCCAGCGGGCGCATCGGCCGTAAAGGCTGCGGGCCGTTCTCGATCACCGGCCAGCCCAACGCCATGGGCGGGCGCGAAGTGGGCGGGCTGGCCAACCAGCTGGCGGCGCACATGGATTTCGAAGCCGACAACGTTGACCGCGTGCGCCGTTTCTGGGGTTTCGGGGCGGTTGCTGGTGCGCCGGGCCTGAAAGCCGTGGACCTGTTCGAAGCGGTGGGCCGCGGCGAGATCAAGGCGCTCTGGGTCATGGGCACCAACCCGGCCGTGAGCCTGCCCAGGAGCCAGCGGGTGCGCGAAGCACTGGCTCAATGTGAGTTCCTGGTGGTGTCCGAAGTCGTGCCGGACACCGATACCGCCGCCTTTGCTGACGTCCTTCTGCCGGCCCTGGCCTGGGGTGAGAAGGACGGCACGGTGACCAATTCGGAGCGCCGCATCAGCCGTCAGCGCGCGTTCCTGCCGGCGCCCGGCCAGGCCCGCCCTGATTGGCAGGCCATCGCCGGCGTGGCGCGGCGGATGGGGTTTGGCCCGTCCTTCGACTGGGCCGGCAGCGCGGCCATCTTCCGCGAGCACGCGGCACTGTCAGCCTTTGAAAATAACGGCGCCCGGGATTTTGATATCGGCGCGCTGGCCGCGCTCGGCGATGACGGATATGACGCCCTGGAGCCGGTCTGCTGGCCGTTTCCCGAGGGTGGTCCGCCAGCGGCGCGGCCGGTCGACATCTTCGCCGACGGGCAGTTTCGCCGGCCCGGCGGGCGTGCCCGCCTGGTCGCCGTGAACAGTGCTGGCACGCGGGCGGCAACAGACACAACCCGTCCGCTGATGCTGAACAGCGGCCGCCTGCGCGACCAGTGGCACACCATGACCCGGACGGCGCGAGCACCACGCCTGAACCGGCACGCGCCGGAACCCTGCCTGTACCTGCACCGCGCTGACGCGCGCCGCCTGCGGCTGGTGGCCGATTCGCTGGTCCGCGTGCGCAGCTGCGAAGGGCAGGCGGACCTGCGCCTGAAGCTGTCGTCATCCGTGGGCCAGGGGCAGGCCTTCATGCCGATGCACTGGTCAGGTCCTTACGCGTCATCCGCGCTGGCTGGCAGCTTGTTCGCCGGCGCGCTCGATCCACACTCCGGGCAGCCGGAGTTGAAGGCCCAGGCGGTGTCCGTCGAGCCGCTCGCCGTGGCTCGGCACGGGCTGGAACTGCTTGCGCATGATCGTGCGGACACCGCGCCGCCGCATGGTGCCGATTACTGGGCTCATGCCCGGCTGGACCATTGCGAGGCGCGATTCCTGGGTTTTTCTGACGAGCGCGACGACTGGGTCGAATGGGCCCGGTCCCGGCTCGTTGGTTGCGATTCGGTGCTGTCGTTTGGCGGTGATGAATCCCTGGTGCTGGCCGGCCTGGTCGATGAGCGGCTCGCCGGCCTGGTGCTGCTGGGCCGGCAGCCGCGGGTGCGCGATGTGCACTGGCTCGCTGGCCTGTTCGCCGAGGCGCCACTGGGCGCGGCTTCGCGCCGCGCCATCCTGGCCGGCATGCCGCCGGCGCTGGACGCACCCACGGGCGAGGGTGATGCCATTTGTGCCTGCTTCGGTGCCGGCAGCGGCGATATCGACCGCGCGCTGGAGGCCGGTGCGGCCAGCACCGCCGCCATCGGTGCGATGGTCAGGGCCGGCAGCAACTGCGGCGCTTGCCTGCCGGAATTACGCCAGGTGCTGGATGAAGACGATGAGCTGCCATTGAAGATGGCGGCCGGAGAGTGA
- the nirD gene encoding nitrite reductase small subunit NirD, whose product MSSEAVSRAVVADGVEWHEVCAVDDILAGTGVAALLGETQVALFRLRDDRVYAIGNHDPFSHAPVLSRGIVGDLGGRVVVASPLFKQHFRLEDGGCVEDEAVNVGSFPVDVVDGRVRVGVAAG is encoded by the coding sequence ATGAGCAGTGAAGCCGTGAGCAGGGCCGTCGTGGCAGACGGCGTTGAGTGGCACGAGGTCTGTGCCGTGGATGACATCCTGGCGGGCACGGGCGTGGCCGCGCTGCTGGGCGAGACCCAGGTGGCGCTGTTCCGGCTGCGCGACGACCGGGTGTACGCGATTGGCAACCACGACCCGTTCAGCCACGCGCCGGTGCTGTCGCGGGGCATTGTGGGTGACCTGGGTGGCCGCGTCGTCGTGGCGTCGCCCCTGTTCAAGCAGCATTTTCGCCTGGAAGACGGCGGCTGCGTGGAGGACGAGGCCGTGAATGTCGGCAGCTTCCCCGTGGACGTGGTCGATGGCCGCGTGCGGGTTGGCGTGGCGGCTGGCTGA